The following are encoded in a window of Mycolicibacterium tusciae JS617 genomic DNA:
- a CDS encoding aminotransferase class V-fold PLP-dependent enzyme: MTREAFGAEFLGADGFLNSPTYGLPPQFLVDALLECIGKWQNGTMDVPSFDENVAAGRAGYAALTGVSVDSVAMSSTVSAALGLVASAIPDGSRVVTVGGEFTSTTFPFAAQAGRGITVTELTADELVTAAADFDVVAVSLVQSANGAVLDTDTLRAHVAGTETLTVIDITQALGWKRIELDWVDVTVAAVYKWLLSPRGTAWISLSDRMSHAMTPHAANWYAGAAPWQTIYGLPLRLADDARRFDLSPAWFSALGAGLAMPWLASLDGDAVQAHCLGLANRLRTELDLPQQDSAIVSLPIEGAAPALQRAGLRASVRAGAIRVGFHLYNNENDLDRLLDALRA; this comes from the coding sequence GTGACACGGGAAGCATTCGGCGCCGAATTCCTCGGAGCAGATGGATTTCTCAATTCGCCCACCTACGGTCTGCCGCCGCAGTTTCTCGTCGATGCACTGCTGGAGTGCATCGGCAAGTGGCAGAACGGCACGATGGACGTCCCGTCGTTCGACGAGAACGTCGCGGCCGGGCGGGCCGGCTATGCCGCGCTGACGGGCGTTTCCGTCGACTCGGTGGCGATGAGCAGCACCGTCTCGGCTGCGCTGGGACTGGTGGCCTCGGCAATCCCCGACGGCTCCAGGGTGGTCACCGTGGGCGGTGAGTTCACCAGCACCACATTTCCTTTTGCCGCCCAAGCGGGCCGCGGGATCACCGTCACCGAACTGACTGCCGACGAACTGGTGACGGCCGCAGCCGATTTCGACGTCGTCGCCGTGAGCCTCGTGCAGTCCGCGAACGGCGCGGTGCTCGATACCGACACCCTGCGCGCGCACGTCGCGGGGACCGAGACGCTGACGGTCATCGATATCACACAGGCGCTCGGATGGAAACGCATCGAACTGGACTGGGTGGACGTCACCGTGGCCGCGGTCTACAAATGGTTGTTGTCGCCACGGGGTACGGCGTGGATTTCGTTGAGCGACAGAATGAGTCACGCCATGACACCCCACGCCGCCAACTGGTACGCCGGTGCAGCACCGTGGCAAACGATCTACGGGCTGCCGCTTCGGCTGGCAGACGACGCTCGACGGTTCGACCTCTCGCCGGCGTGGTTCAGCGCCCTTGGCGCCGGGCTCGCGATGCCGTGGCTGGCGTCGCTGGACGGCGACGCGGTGCAAGCGCATTGCCTGGGGCTGGCGAATCGCTTGCGGACCGAACTGGATTTGCCGCAGCAGGATTCGGCCATCGTCTCGTTACCGATCGAGGGTGCGGCGCCGGCGCTTCAGCGGGCCGGCCTGCGAGCCTCCGTGCGCGCAGGGGCGATCCGGGTCGGTTTCCACCTGTACAACAACGAGAATGACCTGGACCGTTTGCTCGACGCGCTACGCGCCTAG